In Cryptomeria japonica unplaced genomic scaffold, Sugi_1.0 HiC_scaffold_332, whole genome shotgun sequence, a genomic segment contains:
- the LOC131870495 gene encoding laccase-4-like, producing MQTFYGRLVLPLLALWFTIQFVSAKHAVITRRYNFTIQMTNVTRLCTTKALLTVNGQYPGPPVVAREGDRVVIKVTNNVKNNISIHWHGIRQLRSGWADGPAYVTQCPIQTGQSYVYKFIVKRQRGTLWWHAHISWLRASIHGPIIIYPKKNASYPFPRPHQEVPIVFGEWWNADTETVINQAMQSGAQANVSDAYTINGLPGLMYNCSTNDTFRLKVNPGKTYLLRIVNAALNSDLFFAIANHTLTVVEADAVYVKPFQTNVILITPGQTTNVLLTAMSQPPNATFLMLAGPFATGTAAFDNSTSAGILEYVTSNATAVNSSSSSLPMMKPTLPAPNDTSFAANFSQKMRSLGNPKFPAAAVPQKMDKQFLFTVGLGLNPCPQGQTCQGPNGTKFAASINNISFILPTTALLQAYYFNQSNGVYNTTFPDNPPFPFNYTGTPPNNTQTLNDTRVEVLPFNTSVQLVLQDTSIATFESHPLHLHGFNFFIVGQGMGNYNASTDPSNFNLVDPPERNTVGVPSGGWVALRFLADNPGVWFMHCHLELHTSWGLKMAWVVLNGNGGRSQSLLPPPKDLPPC from the exons ATGCAGACATTTTATGGCCGCCTCGTGCTGCCACTTTTGGCATTGTGGTTCACTATTCAATTTGTTTCAGCGAAACATGCTGTGATCACACGGCGCTACAATTTCACT ATCCAAATGACGAATGTGACTCGTCTTTGCACCACGAAAGCTCTCTTGACTGTCAACGGGCAATATCCGGGGCCTCCAGTAGTTGCTCGAGAAGGAGATCGCGTGGTTATCAAAGTAACAAATAATGTTAAAAACAATATTAGCATACATTG GCATGGAATTCGGCAGCTTAGATCTGGATGGGCGGATGGTCCTGCTTATGTCACTCAGTGTCCAATTCAAACCGGGCAAAGTTATGTGTACAAGTTTATTGTCAAAAGGCAGAGAGGAACACTGTGGTGGCATGCCCACATCTCATGGTTGCGAGCAAGCATACATGGGCCCATTATCATCTATCCCAAGAAGAATGCTTCTTACCCATTCCCTCGCCCACACCAGGAAGTGCCTATTGTTTTCG GGGAGTGGTGGAATGCAGACACTGAGACTGTTATCAATCAAGCAATGCAAAGTGGTGCGCAAGCTAATGTGTCAGATGCATATACCATCAACGGGCTCCCTGGACTTATGTATAACTGCTCTACCAACG ATACATTCAGGCTCAAAGTGAACCCTGGGAAAACTTACCTACTGCGTATAGTTAATGCTGCACTCAATAGTGACCTGTTTTTCGCAATAGCCAACCACACATTGACTGTGGTAGAAGCGGATGCTGTGTATGTCAAGCCTTTTCAAACCAATGTTATTCTCATCACTCCCGGTCAGACTACCAACGTCCTCTTGACAGCTATGTCTCAGCCACCCAATGCCACATTCCTCATGTTAGCAGGCCCATTCGCTACGGGAACAGCAGCTTTTGATAACTCAACCAGTGCTGGAATTTTAGAGTATGTAACTTCCAATGCGACAGCAGTTAATTCATCCTCATCCTCTCTTCCTATGATGAAACCGACGCTTCCAGCCCCCAACGATACCTCCTTTGCCGCCAATTTTAGCCAAAAGATGAGAAGCTTGGGCAATCCGAAATTTCCTGCAGCAGCTGTCCCTCAGAAGATGGATAAACAGTTCCTATTCACAGTCGGGTTGGGGCTAAATCCGTGTCCCCAAGGACAGACATGTCAAGGCCCCAACGGTACCAAATTTGCAGCCTCCATTAACAACATATCCTTCATTCTTCCCACCACCGCTCTTCTTCAAGCATACTACTTTAATCAGTCCAATGGAGTTTACAATACCACTTTCCCTGACAATCCGCCATTTCCTTTCAACTACACCGGCACGCCGCCTAACAACACACAGACCCTCAACGACACCAGAGTCGAAGTGCTTCCCTTTAACACTAGCGTACAGCTAGTTCTGCAGGACACCAGCATTGCGACCTTCGAGAGCCATCCTCTGCATCTGCACGGCTTCAACTTCTTCATAGTGGGTCAGGGTATGGGAAACTACAATGCAAGCACTGACCCATCTAACTTTAATCTGGTGGATCCTCCGGAGAGAAACACAGTTGGAGTTCCCAGTGGAGGTTGGGTGGCTCTCAGATTCCTAGCTGATAATCCAG GAGTGTGGTTCATGCATTGTCATCTCGAGCTGCATACCAGCTGGGGATTGAAGATGGCGTGGGTTGTTTTAAATGGAAATGGTGGCAGATCTCAATCTCTTCTTCCTCCTCCCAAAGATCTTCCCCCCTGTTGA